In Podospora pseudopauciseta strain CBS 411.78 chromosome 3, whole genome shotgun sequence, one genomic interval encodes:
- the MLH3 gene encoding DNA mismatch repair protein (EggNog:ENOG503NZFP; COG:L) gives MSIQQLPGDVVAQIKSSTIITSLNTAVCGLLRNSLDARSTKINISVDYGRGSCSVEDNGVGIPPSNFREGGGLGQLHYTSKYPPSADCHGKHGEFLASLGALSLLTVTSHHRDYRSHNSLTIHKSNVVTRNVPALPEQRILDFSSGTRVVVRDLFGYLPVRVKQRATEVERLGTSRYFDQLIHEAVALLLAWPGEVAVNLQDSIARRTVSLQTSPLADIEKHHLLSARDVLLRTPKLLLAASLLDQENPKSWVSIGATAPGITVRGCVSLEPAATKRVQFIALGIQPSLNEGHSNFLYDEVNNVFANSSFGTIEEAGVDDDGCPQKMAGFTRKELKPRKGVDRWPMFFLQIILEHGLGSVDANDFLDERRPNLSIIVDLLQVMAYEFLKKHMFRPRSVHAIKQLKTGTVSGSDFAFETNRKSASQLPVARSASRLSVRTKASRKSTTRDTETRSASPFSSWPKTKHAVQPQIELKRAVSLPMGRTSSGTSIAGCSNAISDGSETVEKPHDPVADTSAEPMIWIDPVTKIKSIIDPRTGFAMRPKQGSNKRPSLDRRRSSTALRDWKPSTNTRGRSFFLPTERPIPRLPQESDTLGCEGGEHGCHGLGVITLENSNNSVSTALEGRISKDTLRKAEVVNQVDEKFVLVKVFNQAGTVHRRDLVDSPLLVIIDQHAADERYRVEALLKEYFVPDPDDDRSLVAARTHLDKKLFFDLSRQEGELLVRFKRHFAYWGVIYDVTTQDQASRVTVEVQALPPSIVERCRLEPRLLVELLRNEIWKLHENPSKQAGIVPRLPIGDEADHQWFSRFHNCPEGIIELIHSRACRSSIMFNDVLTKEQCFQLVQKLAACAFPFQCAHGRPSMVPLVHLGPSSSVGSFGMAREKNGKKRLLCDIRKWKDSVGRANQT, from the exons ATGTCGATACAGCAACTGCCCGGGGACGTTGTTGCTCAAATCAAATCATCCACTATCATTACCTCGCTGAACACTGCCGTCTGTGGTCTGCTTCGAAATTCTTTGGATGCCAGATCTACGAAGATCAACATCTCAGTTGACTATGGGCGTGGAAGCTGCTCTGTCGAAGACAACGGTGTTGGCATTCCTCCATCCAATTTtcgggagggtggggggctAGGCCAACTGCACT ATACCTCAAAATACCCGCCGTCCGCAGACTGTCACGGCAAACATGGCGAGTTCCTGGCATCTCTAGGCGCTCTCTCTTTGTTGACCGTCACGTCACATCACCGTGATTACCGGTCACACAACTCGCTTACCATACACAAGTCCAACGTGGTGACACGGAATGTTCCAGCCCTGCCTGAGCAGCGCATATTGGACTTTTCCAGCGGGACTCGTGTTGTCGTCCGTGATCTTTTCGGCTACCTGCCCGTCCGCGTCAAGCAGAGAGCTACAGAAGTGGAGCGATTGGGCACAAGTAGGTATTTCGATCAGCTGATCCACGAAGCCGTTGCtcttttgcttgcttggcCAGGAGAGGTGGCTGTAAATCTCCAGGATTCGATTGCTCGAAGAACAGTGTCTCTCCAGACATCTCCACTTGCTGATATCGAGAAACACCATTTACTGTCAGCTCGGGATGTTCTTTTGCGAACACccaagcttcttcttgcagcGTCCTTGTTGGACCAAGAGAATCCGAAGTCGTGGGTCTCGATTGGTGCCACTGCTCCAGGCATTACCGTGAGAGGCTGCGTGTCACTGGAACCAGCAGCTACGAAGAGAGTGCAGTTCATCGCTCTCGGCATCCAGCCATCCCTCAACGAAGGTCACTCAAACTTCCTCTACGATGAAGTCAACAATGTGTTTGCCAACTCCAGCTTCGGTACCATCGAAGAAGCTGGCGTTGATGACGACGGTTGTCCACAGAAGATGGCTGGCTTCACCCGCAAAGAGCTGAAGCCAAGAAAAGGCGTGGACCGATGGCCCATGTTCTTTCTCCAGATCATATTAGAGCACGGGTTGGGTTCTGTGGATGCGAATGACTTTCTAGATGAAAGGCGGCCGAATCTCTCCATCATTGTTGACCTGCTTCAAGTGATGGCATATGAGTTCTTGAAGAAGCACATGTTTCGACCAAGGTCTGTTCACGCCATTAAGCAGCTCAAAACTGGAACGGTCTCTGGTTCTGATTTTGCTTTCGAGACGAACCGAAAATCAGCTTCGCAGCTGCCGGTAGCCAGGTCTGCTTCGAGACTAAGTGTTCGCACAAAGGCTTCAAGGAAGTCGACCACACGGGACACCGAGACACGCTCTGCATCACCATTTTCATCATGGCCCAAAACCAAGCATGCCGTCCAGCCACAAATTGAACTCAAGAGAGCAGTGTCATTGCCTATGGGTCGCACCTCGAGTGGCACGTCTATAGCCGGCTGTTCCAATGCCATCTCGGATGGTTCAGAGACAGTTGAAAAGCCGCATGATCCAGTCGCAGATACATCTGCTGAGCCAATGATCTGGATTGACCCTGTTACCAAAATCAAGTCGATAATTGATCCACGGACTGGTTTTGCGATGAGGCCCAAACAGGGTTCCAATAAAAGGCCGAGTCTTGAtcggagaagaagctcaacaGCGCTCAGGGACTGGAAACCTAGCACAAACACCCGGGGCCGGTCCTTTTTCTTGCCAACGGAACGGCCCATCCCTAGGCTACCCCAGGAATCAGACACGCTTGGCTGCGAAGGAGGTGAACATGGCTGCCATGGGCTTGGGGTAATTACCCTCGAGAACAGCAATAACAGTGTTTCGACTGCTCTGGAAGGGAGAATATCCAAAGACACGCTACGAAAAGCCGAAGTGGTGAATCAAGTGGATGAAAAGTTTGTGTTGGTGAAAGTCTTCAACCAGGCTGGAACAGTCCACAGAAGAGATCTCGTCGATTCTCCGCTGCTGGTGATCATAGACCAACATGCCGCTGACGAGCGTTACCGGGTTGAAGCTCTGTTGAAAGAGTACTTCGTGCCGGACCCAGATGACGACAGGAGTTTGGTGGCGGCCAGAACGCATTTGGACAAGAAGTTGTTCTTTGACTTGTCTAGGCAAGAAGGAGAGCTGCTTGTGAGGTTCAAAAGGCATTTTGCTTATTGGGGTGTTATCTACGACGTGACAACCCAAGACCAGGCATCGAGGGTCACGGTGGAGGTTCAGGCCTTGCCGCCCAGTATAGTGGAACGGTGCCGTCTTGAACCCAGGCTTCTTGTTGAACTGCTCCGGAATGAGATCTGGAAGCTGCATGAAAACCCCAGCAAACAGGCTGGCATCGTGCCACGGCTCCCGATCGGTGACGAGGCCGATCATCAGTGGTTCTCCAGGTTCCACAACTGTCCAGAGGGAATCATTGAGTTGATCCACTCCAGGGCTTGCCGAA GCAGTATCATGTTCAATGACGTCCTGACCAAGGAGCAATGCTTTCAGCTAGTGCAGAAACTGGCTGCATGCGCCTTCCCGTTCCAATGTGCCCACGGCAGGCCGTCGATGGTGCCTCTGGTGCATCTCGGGCCGAGCAGCAGTGTTGGGTCTTTCGGCATGGCCAGGGAAAAGAATGGGAAGAAACGGCTGTTGTGTGATATCCGGAAGTGGAAGGACAGTGTGGGAAGGGCGAATCAGACCTGA